In a genomic window of Aggregatimonas sangjinii:
- a CDS encoding porin family protein: MKNSAKVLMVLMVVMASFSTQAQIFGVRGGIGLANITSPDPGDDALFGRALGVKIGGTIEFDLTDDFYLGSGLGFAKKGASSAAGNFNLFYLDLPVGARYEFFEVGGSGYFFATAGLNVGVLVSANLAGERLEIGNTAGNNFKSLDLGFHTGVGIIFNDSFEVGIGTEFGLFDISTTNTSNLKNLMLLATFGYKFGQ; encoded by the coding sequence ATGAAAAATTCTGCAAAAGTACTTATGGTTTTAATGGTTGTAATGGCAAGCTTTTCGACCCAAGCACAAATTTTTGGTGTTAGAGGTGGTATTGGGCTCGCGAACATCACGTCCCCAGACCCGGGTGACGATGCTCTGTTTGGGAGGGCATTGGGAGTCAAGATAGGAGGCACCATCGAGTTTGATCTGACCGACGACTTTTATCTAGGTTCGGGACTTGGTTTCGCAAAGAAGGGAGCTTCTTCCGCTGCCGGAAATTTCAATCTGTTTTACCTTGACCTTCCTGTGGGAGCGCGCTATGAATTTTTTGAAGTGGGGGGTTCGGGATACTTTTTTGCTACTGCCGGATTGAATGTCGGGGTGCTGGTCTCCGCAAATCTTGCAGGTGAGCGGTTAGAGATCGGCAATACTGCGGGCAATAATTTCAAAAGCTTAGATCTAGGTTTCCATACTGGCGTTGGAATCATTTTCAATGATAGTTTCGAAGTAGGTATCGGAACGGAATTCGGTCTATTCGATATTTCTACGACCAATACCTCCAATTTGAAAAACTTGATGCTTCTGGCCACGTTTGGCTACAAATTCGGACAATAA
- a CDS encoding DUF5722 domain-containing protein encodes MKTKLPSSLFLLVFVLLFGLNSNAQNLTLELNPSLKNQLAVTENPTGTYELATQGADPWIQTRPIPDFDPDAVYVISFDYIAEEGLDNFQIFYGAPVNPARRVDFGPLVASSTYRTFKAFMKYEAPTWDSAYERIRFDFGKTPGQNLTVRNVQLRAAAPGEVIPLNLDGNAVNQLTLSSQLPDGSYDVATLGNDPWVASEEITTTYDPNKTFVVSFDYTSQSGLDDLQIFFGTPFSGARRAQLGSLPAASTPTNFSAIMSISAPNWSDATYDILRFDLGRLPNLDINLNNLVLREATNAEQLALEVKETVAFELDVNATSPFLVGTELPDGSYELNTSENDPWIRSKPISAIYDIDDTYILEFEYRSEEPYNELEVFYGPPITGAQKLVAGEIPPATDWTKFTINPRLIVDNFQDTERTVFRFDFGKNEGEEKTIFVRNFTLRKPTAQELTDEQTSDKFVSRAINQEFLNYLSTNFTDSITKVQVDLDSVRISGTINNGSDGLFLAEIEPHLYGFDQNEFDVVVPLTIKDGSFSVNLERFQARSDHNYDRLYSRWAVVSKTGDTTYEYTSNATWASDISRISENNIAEDKAETIKGLDGLTPSTLSNFQDLEDLDIKSMKINLLLNGVFSLNPSDLTHEFNGKTYNINTGFVNNLDTRLKRLSDSDIKAAFVLLIPINITNEDVNRIFVHPDASLGLYSMANVTSAEGVEYYAAMVDFLSERYSRPDKLYGRLDQWIIHNEVDAHTAWTHAGQKPVELYTEIYNRSLRTVHYTIRKHNPTAKVFTSFTKHFNSKPVSAVNFKSKDILNVLVDLSKKEGDFEWGIGWHSYPVNLFNPNVWNDPPAKTQFNFNTPEITPKNLEMIDAYVRQKDLLYNGKKVRTILLSENGFSSNPEKSPNANETTQAAALAYFWKKTDQRLPSIENIQLHRWVDNPNEAGLLFGLWTVEEGTFDGFDQKKEGWFVWNAAGTPEEDAVFEPYKSVIGISEWSEIYNDVPTETTPFTVQMNIANCGADLQDLLVSFNGELKFPQEDGSLSFYNVASNVPQPYTISKNGTILASDVLSVSENLEIIIDLQAIEAISAKGISPTEVEITWESSLSESSGFVLEFKTEDGDFAELARLSSNETSYIHSGVTSGEGYTYRVAALLEEDSFSCYSEEVAVIAPFLIVDYQDGDKYKLDNSDIKPQLLLRNESDSEIDLNRASVRYWFTAEDFNPLNFYIDYAQLGNENIAGEFTALTDARDGANYYVTYSFAEGTSVAAFGNSGVIKSRISKSDFSDFNESDDYSYADFTKLMETNTITVYWDGNLIWGEEPEVSENQEPQLRVLHRNRDNVTNNRIKPELQLINVGNRGVTLEDVTMRYWFTPENTAALNSRIDYAQLGKDNTIGSFATAANGSEQYFEVGFTADAGDLYAFSGTGDIKTQIFKQDWSSFDESDDYSFKEIGNRFDETTTITAYINGELVWGVEPNGNSAGSTIASKGELLYPNPANTFATILWGTTVSNIDTFVLVDYMSVSHEVNTTVRGREVTVNLATISEGLYILKGMVNGEEISHRIMVRK; translated from the coding sequence ATGAAAACAAAATTACCCTCATCACTTTTTTTATTGGTTTTTGTACTGTTATTCGGCCTTAATTCGAATGCACAAAACCTTACACTCGAACTTAATCCAAGTTTGAAAAATCAATTGGCCGTAACAGAAAACCCAACGGGTACTTACGAGCTAGCTACCCAAGGGGCCGACCCATGGATTCAGACCCGACCTATTCCCGATTTTGATCCCGATGCCGTGTATGTCATCAGTTTCGATTATATCGCGGAAGAAGGTTTGGACAATTTTCAAATTTTTTATGGCGCACCGGTCAACCCGGCTCGACGTGTAGATTTCGGCCCTTTGGTTGCCTCTTCTACCTATCGCACTTTCAAAGCGTTTATGAAGTACGAGGCACCCACTTGGGACAGCGCTTATGAACGTATCCGTTTTGATTTTGGTAAAACGCCTGGGCAAAACCTGACTGTCAGAAATGTACAATTGCGTGCAGCGGCTCCGGGTGAGGTAATTCCCCTGAATCTAGATGGCAATGCGGTCAACCAATTGACACTTTCCTCCCAGCTGCCCGATGGCAGTTATGACGTCGCGACCTTAGGCAACGATCCGTGGGTGGCGAGTGAAGAAATAACGACCACCTACGATCCGAACAAGACTTTCGTAGTCAGCTTTGATTACACTTCGCAAAGTGGTCTGGACGATTTGCAGATTTTCTTTGGAACGCCATTTAGTGGAGCTAGAAGGGCACAATTGGGTAGTCTGCCAGCCGCCTCGACACCAACGAATTTTAGCGCCATAATGTCTATTAGCGCACCCAACTGGAGCGATGCTACCTATGATATCCTGAGATTCGATTTGGGCAGGTTGCCCAATCTCGATATCAATTTAAATAACCTGGTGCTTAGAGAGGCGACCAACGCCGAGCAGCTAGCATTGGAAGTAAAGGAAACGGTGGCTTTTGAGTTGGACGTGAATGCTACAAGTCCTTTTCTGGTAGGCACCGAACTGCCGGACGGGTCTTACGAGCTGAACACCTCCGAAAATGACCCATGGATACGGTCTAAACCCATATCCGCCATTTACGATATCGACGATACCTACATTCTAGAATTTGAATATCGATCCGAAGAGCCTTATAATGAGTTGGAAGTTTTCTACGGCCCGCCAATCACCGGTGCCCAAAAGTTGGTCGCCGGAGAAATCCCACCCGCCACCGATTGGACCAAGTTCACCATCAATCCAAGATTGATCGTCGATAATTTTCAAGACACGGAACGCACGGTGTTCCGTTTTGATTTCGGAAAAAACGAAGGGGAAGAGAAAACCATATTCGTTCGAAACTTTACCTTACGAAAACCAACCGCACAGGAATTGACCGATGAGCAAACGAGCGATAAATTTGTGAGTAGGGCCATCAACCAAGAGTTCCTGAACTATCTAAGTACGAATTTCACGGATAGTATCACCAAGGTGCAGGTAGATTTGGATTCCGTTCGTATCTCCGGAACAATTAATAACGGGTCCGATGGGCTCTTTCTGGCAGAAATAGAACCCCATCTATACGGATTTGATCAAAACGAATTTGATGTTGTCGTTCCCCTAACCATTAAAGATGGGTCTTTCTCGGTGAATTTGGAAAGATTTCAAGCACGTTCCGATCATAATTATGACCGCCTTTATTCGCGCTGGGCAGTGGTTTCCAAAACCGGTGACACTACCTACGAATACACTTCGAATGCAACCTGGGCGAGCGACATTTCCAGAATTAGCGAGAATAACATAGCCGAAGATAAGGCCGAAACCATAAAAGGGCTCGATGGGCTAACGCCTTCCACACTGTCCAATTTTCAGGATCTGGAAGACCTTGATATCAAGAGTATGAAAATCAACCTCTTGTTGAATGGGGTTTTCAGTTTAAACCCATCGGACTTAACACATGAGTTTAACGGAAAGACCTACAACATCAATACGGGATTTGTGAATAATTTGGACACCCGTCTCAAGCGATTATCCGATAGCGACATCAAAGCTGCCTTTGTTCTCTTGATACCCATTAACATAACGAATGAGGATGTAAATCGGATTTTCGTTCATCCAGATGCAAGTTTAGGGCTCTACAGCATGGCCAATGTAACCAGTGCCGAAGGTGTTGAATACTATGCAGCCATGGTTGATTTTCTTTCGGAACGCTATTCAAGACCGGACAAATTATACGGTCGTCTCGACCAATGGATCATACACAATGAGGTGGATGCCCATACGGCTTGGACACATGCCGGACAGAAGCCAGTGGAATTGTATACCGAAATTTATAACCGTTCGTTGAGGACCGTACATTACACGATTAGAAAACACAACCCTACGGCCAAAGTGTTTACTTCCTTCACCAAACACTTTAACAGTAAACCGGTAAGCGCGGTCAATTTTAAATCAAAGGATATTTTGAATGTGCTCGTAGACCTTAGTAAAAAAGAAGGGGATTTTGAATGGGGCATCGGATGGCATTCCTATCCGGTAAATCTATTCAATCCCAATGTTTGGAACGATCCACCGGCAAAAACACAGTTCAATTTCAATACGCCTGAGATCACACCGAAGAACCTTGAGATGATCGATGCCTACGTACGGCAAAAAGACCTATTGTACAATGGTAAAAAAGTACGGACGATTTTGTTATCGGAGAACGGGTTCAGTTCCAATCCAGAAAAAAGTCCCAATGCCAACGAAACGACGCAAGCGGCCGCATTGGCTTACTTCTGGAAAAAGACCGACCAACGTTTGCCTTCCATAGAAAACATTCAGTTGCACAGATGGGTCGATAACCCCAATGAGGCGGGCTTACTATTTGGATTATGGACCGTAGAAGAGGGAACTTTTGACGGCTTCGATCAGAAAAAGGAAGGTTGGTTTGTATGGAATGCTGCTGGCACTCCAGAAGAAGATGCCGTTTTTGAGCCCTATAAATCCGTCATCGGTATCAGTGAATGGTCGGAGATTTACAATGATGTACCTACGGAGACGACTCCTTTTACGGTGCAAATGAATATCGCTAACTGCGGGGCTGATCTACAGGATCTTTTGGTCAGTTTTAATGGGGAGTTAAAATTCCCACAAGAAGATGGATCTTTGAGCTTTTACAACGTGGCATCTAATGTTCCCCAGCCCTACACGATTTCCAAAAACGGTACTATTTTGGCTTCGGATGTTCTTAGTGTGTCCGAAAATTTAGAGATTATTATCGACCTTCAAGCAATTGAGGCAATTTCGGCCAAGGGGATCTCCCCAACGGAAGTAGAAATTACGTGGGAAAGCAGTTTGTCCGAAAGTTCCGGATTCGTTTTGGAATTCAAGACCGAAGACGGTGATTTTGCCGAATTGGCGAGATTGTCTAGCAATGAAACAAGCTACATACACTCGGGAGTAACTTCCGGTGAAGGTTATACCTATCGAGTAGCGGCATTGCTCGAGGAGGACAGTTTTTCCTGTTATTCCGAAGAAGTAGCTGTTATAGCGCCCTTTCTTATTGTCGATTACCAAGATGGCGATAAGTACAAGTTGGATAATTCCGACATTAAACCGCAGCTTCTGTTGAGAAACGAGTCGGATAGCGAAATAGATTTAAATCGGGCTTCGGTGCGCTATTGGTTCACGGCCGAGGACTTTAATCCGTTGAATTTTTACATTGATTATGCCCAGTTGGGCAATGAGAATATCGCTGGTGAGTTTACAGCATTGACCGATGCGCGTGATGGTGCCAACTATTATGTGACATACTCATTTGCCGAGGGAACTTCCGTTGCGGCTTTCGGGAATTCCGGAGTTATTAAATCTCGAATTTCCAAAAGTGACTTTTCCGATTTTAATGAAAGCGATGATTATAGCTATGCCGATTTTACAAAGCTCATGGAGACCAACACCATCACGGTGTATTGGGACGGTAACCTCATTTGGGGAGAAGAACCTGAAGTTTCGGAAAATCAGGAGCCACAGCTCAGGGTGCTCCATCGCAATAGGGATAATGTAACCAACAACAGAATAAAGCCTGAATTGCAGCTTATTAATGTAGGTAATAGGGGAGTGACATTGGAAGATGTTACGATGCGCTATTGGTTTACACCGGAAAATACAGCTGCATTAAACTCGCGTATCGATTATGCTCAACTTGGAAAGGACAACACTATAGGGTCATTCGCTACGGCCGCTAACGGTTCGGAACAGTATTTTGAGGTCGGCTTTACGGCCGATGCCGGCGATTTGTATGCCTTTAGTGGAACAGGGGACATCAAAACCCAGATATTTAAACAGGATTGGTCTTCTTTTGACGAGAGCGATGATTATTCCTTCAAAGAAATTGGTAATCGATTCGATGAAACCACGACCATTACCGCATACATCAATGGGGAACTGGTCTGGGGCGTTGAGCCTAACGGAAACAGTGCTGGCTCAACCATTGCTTCCAAGGGTGAATTGCTGTATCCAAATCCTGCCAATACCTTTGCGACCATCTTATGGGGCACTACCGTATCGAACATTGATACATTCGTACTTGTAGATTACATGTCGGTAAGCCATGAGGTGAATACAACGGTTAGAGGAAGAGAAGTAACCGTAAATCTCGCAACCATTTCAGAGGGTCTGTATATTTTAAAAGGGATGGTGAACGGTGAGGAAATTTCACATCGGATCATGGTCCGGAAATAG
- a CDS encoding response regulator, whose product MQHKPISVLIVDDHPMVIEGLKTLLSDDERVAIKTHFTNGQDTLDFLETEIVDVILLDVNLPDINGVEMVKMILDKRATINILGLSTYSEPSIINQMIKNGVKGYLLKNATSDELVTAISQVHEGHFYFGSEVQKILADSVTQETQDIPKLTRRETHILKLIAEGKTTNTIAEELFISPLTVETHRRNLMQKMEVSNAASLIKIAIEKKLI is encoded by the coding sequence ATGCAGCATAAACCTATTAGCGTACTGATCGTAGATGATCACCCGATGGTCATCGAAGGACTAAAAACCCTTTTGAGCGATGATGAACGGGTTGCCATAAAAACCCATTTTACCAACGGGCAAGACACCCTTGATTTTTTGGAGACCGAAATCGTAGATGTGATTTTATTGGACGTAAACCTTCCCGATATCAATGGTGTGGAAATGGTAAAAATGATTCTGGACAAACGCGCGACCATCAATATTCTCGGCTTGAGCACCTACAGCGAACCGAGCATCATCAACCAAATGATCAAGAACGGTGTGAAAGGATACCTGCTGAAGAATGCCACTTCCGATGAACTGGTCACTGCGATTTCACAGGTTCACGAAGGTCATTTTTATTTTGGAAGCGAAGTACAAAAAATTTTGGCGGATTCGGTGACCCAGGAAACGCAGGATATTCCAAAACTTACACGAAGGGAAACCCATATCCTAAAATTGATCGCCGAGGGTAAAACGACCAATACCATTGCGGAAGAACTTTTTATAAGTCCGCTTACGGTGGAAACCCATCGACGTAACCTCATGCAGAAAATGGAGGTTTCGAATGCGGCATCCCTTATCAAAATAGCGATAGAAAAAAAGTTGATTTAG
- a CDS encoding DUF1080 domain-containing protein — protein MQFKTINYTKTLIFALTLALLSCGEKPDDTPWTELFDSKTLNGWSQLGGEATYEVRDGAIVGTTVSGTPNSFLTSDKMYGDFILELEYKVDSSMNSGIQIRSNSYPHYKDGRVHGYQIEIDPSDRAWSAGIFDEARRGWLHPLADDNTAAKEAFNQNDWNHYRIEALGDTLKTWINGVPAAHLVDDQTDKGFIGLQVHSIRDTQKAGTEILWKNIRILTEDLEKYAQKTPLPLVDKKNELTKNEADQGWKMLWDGETTEGWRGAKLDSFPEQGWIIEDGELIVLSTGGEESAAGGDIVTTKNYGDFELMADFKLTEGANSGIKYYVDTEINKGEGSSIGLEYQILDDDKHPDAKEGNHEGSRTVASLYDLIQADPKKPINPIGEWNRAHIISKDNHVEHYLNGAKVLEYDRKSDAYRALVANSKYVNWPNFGELDSGQILLQDHGDRVSFKNIKIKELTKE, from the coding sequence ATGCAATTCAAAACAATCAACTACACGAAAACACTAATTTTTGCGCTAACCCTCGCGCTTTTGTCATGCGGGGAAAAACCGGATGACACCCCATGGACCGAGCTGTTCGATTCCAAAACACTTAATGGTTGGTCGCAGCTGGGTGGTGAAGCAACTTACGAAGTTCGGGATGGGGCTATCGTAGGGACTACGGTTTCCGGTACGCCAAACTCCTTTCTTACTTCAGACAAAATGTACGGGGATTTTATATTGGAATTAGAGTACAAAGTAGATTCCTCTATGAATTCGGGAATTCAAATACGAAGCAATAGCTATCCCCACTATAAAGATGGCAGAGTACATGGCTATCAAATTGAAATAGACCCTTCGGACCGCGCGTGGAGTGCAGGAATCTTCGACGAGGCTCGCAGAGGATGGCTGCACCCTTTGGCAGACGACAACACCGCCGCAAAAGAAGCCTTTAATCAGAACGACTGGAACCATTACCGCATCGAAGCCTTGGGCGACACCCTGAAAACTTGGATCAATGGTGTTCCCGCTGCACATTTGGTCGATGATCAAACCGATAAGGGATTCATCGGTCTACAGGTACATTCCATACGGGACACCCAAAAAGCCGGGACCGAGATACTCTGGAAAAATATTCGTATCCTGACTGAAGATCTGGAAAAGTATGCCCAAAAAACACCGTTGCCCCTTGTCGATAAAAAGAATGAACTTACCAAGAACGAAGCAGATCAAGGTTGGAAAATGCTTTGGGACGGCGAAACTACCGAAGGGTGGAGGGGCGCGAAATTGGATAGTTTTCCAGAGCAAGGCTGGATCATCGAAGATGGGGAGCTTATCGTACTTTCCACTGGTGGCGAAGAATCCGCTGCTGGTGGTGATATCGTCACGACCAAGAATTATGGCGATTTTGAATTGATGGCCGATTTTAAGCTTACCGAAGGTGCCAATAGCGGAATCAAGTATTACGTCGATACCGAAATCAACAAGGGTGAGGGCTCCTCAATCGGTCTGGAATACCAAATCCTTGACGACGACAAACATCCTGACGCCAAAGAAGGAAATCATGAAGGAAGTAGAACCGTAGCCTCTTTGTACGACCTTATACAGGCCGATCCGAAGAAGCCGATAAATCCCATCGGGGAATGGAATCGAGCTCATATCATCTCTAAAGACAATCATGTAGAGCATTACCTGAACGGCGCCAAAGTCTTGGAATACGACCGTAAAAGCGATGCGTACAGAGCATTGGTTGCCAACAGCAAGTACGTTAATTGGCCCAATTTCGGGGAGTTGGACAGTGGTCAGATTTTATTGCAGGACCATGGTGATCGGGTCAGCTTCAAAAACATTAAAATCAAAGAACTTACCAAAGAATAA
- a CDS encoding Gfo/Idh/MocA family protein, with product MTTRRSFIKKTSAGSVALSLAGLTLPSMANANILGANDQINCAVVGVRSRAKAHVLAIHSCDNAKILYSCDVDDTILEEHNTWCQKNIGYIPKVEKDFRKVLEDKDVDAVFIATPEHWHAPMAILAMQAGKHVYLEKPCSHNPHENDLLVAAQKKYGKKVQMGNQQRSARTSIMAIKDIREGIIGEVYKGEAYYTNNRGSIGIGKEIEVPKTLDWEMWQGPAIREAYRDNIHPYNWHWFRTWGTGEIHNNGTHEIDLCRWALGVDLPDSVTSFGGKYTYEDDWEFADNQQVTFTYPEDKFITWTGHSRGMMQPEQPGRGATIYGSKGAIRMDRNFYKLFDLQGNLIKSEMEDADSATTNTMGQGGLDVNHVGNFFDGIRTDKSLHAEIKDASISTMLCHLGNMAQDAGETLKIDPATGKVLNNENAMKAWKRDYAMGWEPKL from the coding sequence ATGACAACGAGACGCAGTTTTATAAAAAAGACCTCAGCTGGTAGCGTTGCTTTATCCTTGGCCGGGCTAACACTACCCTCAATGGCCAACGCCAATATCCTCGGCGCGAATGACCAGATCAATTGTGCGGTCGTTGGGGTCCGTAGCCGTGCCAAGGCACACGTTTTGGCCATTCATAGCTGCGACAATGCCAAGATTCTTTATAGCTGCGATGTAGACGATACCATTTTGGAGGAACACAATACCTGGTGCCAAAAAAACATCGGTTATATCCCGAAAGTAGAAAAGGATTTCAGGAAAGTTCTCGAAGATAAAGATGTAGATGCCGTATTTATCGCAACTCCGGAACACTGGCACGCCCCAATGGCCATACTGGCCATGCAAGCAGGTAAACATGTGTATTTGGAAAAGCCATGCAGTCACAACCCCCATGAAAACGATCTGTTGGTCGCTGCCCAAAAAAAGTATGGAAAGAAAGTGCAAATGGGCAACCAGCAACGCTCGGCCAGGACTTCCATCATGGCCATAAAGGATATCAGAGAGGGTATTATCGGAGAGGTGTACAAAGGGGAAGCCTATTATACAAATAATCGCGGTTCGATCGGTATCGGTAAAGAAATCGAAGTGCCTAAAACCTTGGATTGGGAAATGTGGCAAGGCCCAGCGATTCGGGAGGCCTATAGGGATAACATTCACCCTTACAACTGGCATTGGTTCCGAACCTGGGGAACGGGCGAAATACACAACAACGGCACGCACGAAATCGATCTTTGTCGATGGGCCCTAGGCGTTGACCTTCCGGATAGCGTTACTTCCTTCGGAGGTAAATATACCTATGAAGATGACTGGGAGTTCGCAGATAACCAACAAGTAACCTTTACCTACCCTGAAGATAAATTCATTACCTGGACAGGCCATAGTCGCGGCATGATGCAACCCGAACAACCGGGACGCGGAGCGACAATTTACGGTAGCAAGGGTGCCATTCGCATGGACCGCAACTTTTACAAATTATTCGATTTACAAGGAAACCTTATAAAATCGGAAATGGAAGATGCCGACAGTGCCACTACCAACACTATGGGACAGGGAGGCTTGGATGTCAACCACGTGGGCAACTTTTTCGATGGCATACGAACCGACAAGTCATTGCACGCCGAAATCAAGGATGCCAGTATCTCTACCATGCTTTGTCATCTCGGGAATATGGCTCAAGATGCGGGTGAAACCTTAAAAATCGATCCAGCTACCGGAAAAGTCCTTAATAACGAAAATGCGATGAAAGCTTGGAAACGCGACTATGCCATGGGTTGGGAACCTAAGTTGTGA
- a CDS encoding DUF6747 family protein, with protein sequence MHMKTTLLIREIYLEGFRNLGNYLLKNYMKIYAWFSFTLIAMGLYALLFRIATGFAFV encoded by the coding sequence ATGCATATGAAGACAACTTTACTTATTAGGGAAATTTATTTAGAAGGATTTAGAAATTTGGGAAACTATTTGTTGAAAAACTACATGAAAATTTACGCATGGTTTAGTTTCACATTAATTGCAATGGGGCTCTACGCATTGCTTTTTAGAATAGCTACAGGCTTTGCGTTTGTATAA
- a CDS encoding sensor histidine kinase, whose product MRVLFHLILLYLPFSISGQIEGEQYRDSLLMELQHLKNLEKEQQDADIMSDKVALLCLLAREYDGIDSTKTFDFAFEALKISEKREYRIGVIDANFTLGRAFMYIDPTEAAGYLEEGYLLADKLVKNDSSQKLLKLWANGTYNLGLSYGYMGKHQKEIEFTSQVIPVVEKLGDSLFLANIYTNLGVKYLNLVNHKDGYHSLRRGREIYKSLNDPQETTFNIIQMAMAFEGLDSLGQMKKTLAEAKVLLEKYPNVFDKFNYNLQESQYYLRTERPKNAIESLDRILGLVENDTNSKLYGMVMQRYARAYKGIQDFERASDYATKYIANSKATQSGMGWFEGLYERSEYHAAAEHYEDAYKDLLLAVDIYDSLETMNTIAKLEELNIKFETAEQEKEILGLRVKNEEKKSHAYLLGALASILAFILFIGYYAYNQKLRKARKKELRQEAEVNLLKQEQQNKIFSAMIEGQEKERKRLAIDLHDGLGGRLSGISMNLSKLDKDEPKQYPKKQLQKVMKDLDDSLTELRTIARNMMPETLVKFGLQAALKDYCSSMTGKDTKVTLQFYGGDKGIGIQQQVTMYRVIQELINNAIKHAKASEVLVQYMREGNNVDITVEDNGIGFEKNKNNTHDNGMGLSNLRTRVAYLKGDLDFHSEVNEGTTVNVHINIDAA is encoded by the coding sequence ATGCGCGTTTTATTCCATCTAATTCTACTATATCTACCCTTCAGTATTTCTGGCCAAATAGAAGGGGAACAGTATAGAGATAGCCTGCTTATGGAGCTGCAGCATTTAAAAAACCTCGAAAAAGAACAGCAAGACGCCGACATCATGAGTGACAAGGTAGCCCTCCTTTGTTTACTCGCGAGGGAATATGATGGCATTGATTCTACTAAAACCTTTGATTTCGCTTTCGAAGCGCTAAAAATCAGCGAGAAGCGCGAATACCGGATTGGCGTAATCGACGCCAATTTTACTTTGGGAAGGGCATTCATGTATATCGATCCCACCGAGGCCGCCGGTTATCTAGAGGAAGGGTATCTGCTGGCGGACAAACTTGTTAAAAACGATTCTTCGCAAAAACTATTAAAACTTTGGGCAAATGGGACCTATAATCTCGGCCTTAGCTATGGTTATATGGGAAAACACCAAAAGGAAATCGAGTTTACCAGCCAGGTAATTCCCGTTGTTGAAAAATTGGGAGATTCCCTTTTTCTAGCGAATATTTACACCAACCTAGGTGTGAAATACCTGAATCTAGTCAATCATAAAGATGGATATCACAGCTTGAGAAGAGGCCGGGAAATCTATAAATCGCTGAACGACCCACAGGAGACGACGTTTAATATCATTCAAATGGCAATGGCCTTCGAAGGTCTAGATTCTTTGGGTCAGATGAAGAAGACGTTGGCCGAAGCCAAAGTTCTTCTTGAAAAGTACCCCAATGTCTTCGACAAATTCAATTACAACCTACAAGAAAGCCAGTATTATCTGCGTACCGAACGACCGAAGAACGCCATCGAATCACTTGACCGGATTCTAGGCCTGGTAGAGAACGATACAAACTCCAAACTGTACGGAATGGTAATGCAGCGCTATGCCAGAGCCTATAAAGGAATACAGGACTTTGAACGTGCTTCTGACTATGCTACGAAGTATATCGCCAACTCAAAAGCGACGCAAAGCGGAATGGGTTGGTTCGAAGGCCTTTATGAACGTTCGGAGTACCATGCCGCGGCCGAGCATTACGAAGATGCCTATAAAGATCTGTTATTGGCCGTTGATATCTACGATAGCCTGGAAACTATGAATACCATAGCCAAGCTTGAAGAACTAAATATCAAATTCGAGACTGCCGAACAGGAAAAAGAGATATTGGGCCTGAGAGTTAAAAACGAGGAAAAGAAATCGCATGCCTATCTTTTAGGTGCTTTGGCCAGTATACTGGCCTTTATACTTTTCATAGGATATTATGCCTATAACCAAAAACTGAGAAAAGCGCGTAAGAAAGAGCTCAGGCAGGAAGCAGAGGTGAATTTGCTAAAACAGGAACAGCAGAACAAGATTTTTTCCGCTATGATAGAAGGGCAGGAGAAAGAACGCAAACGACTGGCCATAGATCTTCACGACGGTCTTGGGGGAAGGCTAAGCGGTATTAGCATGAACCTTTCCAAGTTGGATAAGGACGAGCCCAAACAATATCCGAAGAAACAATTACAAAAGGTCATGAAGGACCTGGACGATTCGCTCACCGAGTTGCGAACCATAGCCAGGAACATGATGCCGGAAACCTTGGTGAAATTCGGACTTCAAGCAGCATTGAAAGATTATTGCAGCAGCATGACCGGAAAGGACACCAAGGTAACACTGCAATTTTATGGTGGGGACAAAGGCATCGGAATACAACAGCAGGTAACGATGTATCGGGTGATACAAGAACTGATCAACAACGCCATTAAGCATGCAAAGGCTTCGGAAGTTTTGGTGCAATATATGCGCGAGGGAAACAATGTGGACATCACGGTCGAAGACAATGGTATCGGTTTTGAAAAAAATAAGAATAACACCCACGATAATGGAATGGGATTATCGAACTTACGAACCCGAGTAGCCTATTTAAAAGGGGACCTCGATTTTCATAGCGAAGTCAACGAAGGGACAACGGTTAACGTACATATCAATATCGATGCAGCATAA